A region from the Lates calcarifer isolate ASB-BC8 linkage group LG2, TLL_Latcal_v3, whole genome shotgun sequence genome encodes:
- the LOC108887935 gene encoding BTB/POZ domain-containing protein 1 isoform X2 codes for MATGNGGSVGVGGLASNHDGQEAASNSAQSGAAAAAAAAAAAISNVPASGSAPPASPPVLGLHREPMYNWQATKSSLKERFAFLFNNELLSDVRFIVGKGRQAQRIPAHKFVLAAGSAVFDAMFNGGMATTSAEIELPDVEPAAFLALLRFLYSDEVHIGPETVMTTLYTAKKYAVPALEGHCVEFLTKHLRADNAFMLLTQARLFDEPQLASLCLDTIDKSTADAINAEGFTDIDLDTLCAVLERDTLSIRENRLFGAVVRWAEAECYRQQLPPTSENKQKVLGKALPLIRFPLMTVEEFAAVNPKPRVDYIDRPRCCLRGEECSINRFQQVESRWGYSGTSDRIRFNVNRRISIVGFGLYGSIHGPTDYQVNIKIIESDKRITLGQNDTGFSCDGTASTFRVMFKEPVEILPSVSYTACATLKGSDSHYGTKGLKKVTQESATGTKTTFLFFSSPGNNNGTSVEDGQIPEIIYYT; via the exons ATGGCGACCGGGAACGGCGGCAGCGTCGGTGTCGGCGGCTTGGCGTCAAACCATGACGGTCAGGAGGCAGCATCTAACTCGGCTCAGTCTGGAGCCGCCGccgccgcagcagcagcagcagcagcaatctCCAACGTGCCAGCCTCCGGTTCTGCACCGCCCGCCTCCCCGCCTGTCCTCGGCCTTCACCGGGAGCCCATGTACAACTGGCAGGCGACGAAGAGCTCCCTGAAGGAGCGCTTCGCCTTCCTCTTCAACAACGAGCTGCTCAGCGACGTCAGGTTCATAGTGGGGAAGGGTAGACAGGCCCAGAGGATACCGGCCCATAAATTCGTCCTGGCCGCTGGCAGTGCTGTTTTCGATGCCATGTTCAACGGAGGCATGGCCACCACCTCGGCTGAAATAGAGCTGCCCGATGTGGAGCCGGCAGCCTTTCTCGCCCTGCTCAG GTTCCTTTATTCTGATGAGGTCCACATCGGTCCAGAGACGGTGATGACGACTCTGTATACAGCCAAGAAGTATGCAGTCCCTGCTTTGGAGGGTCACTGCGTGGAGTTCCTCACCAAGCACCTCAGAGCCGATAATGCATTTATGCTCCTCACTCAG GCAAGGTTATTTGATGAGCCTCAGCTTGCCAGTCTCTGCTTAGACACCATAGACAAAAGCACTGCAGATGCAATAAACGCAGAGGGCTTTACAGATATTGACCTTG ACACGTTATGTGCAGTGCTGGAGAGAGACACACTCAGCATCAGGGAGAACCGTCTGTTCGGGGCGGTGGTACGCTGGGCAGAGGCCGAGTGTTATAGACAACAGCTTCCCCCCACTTCGGAGAACAAACAGAAGGTACTGGGGAAAGCCCTGCCGCTTATCCGCTTTCCGCTCATGACTGTTGAGGAGTTTGCTGCAG TAAACCCCAAACCACGGGTCGACTACATCGACAGGCCCCGCTGCTGCCTCAGGGGGGAGGAGTGCAGCATTAATAGATTCCAGCAGGTTGAGAGTCGATGGGGGTACAGTGGTACCAGCGACAGAATCAG ATTCAATGTTAACAGAAGGATATCCATAGTGGGTTTTGGCTTGTATGGTTCAATACATGGACCCACGGACTATCAGGTCAACATAAAG ATCATAGAGAGCGACAAACGCATCACACTTGGCCAGAATGATACAGGTTTCAGCTGTGATGGCACAGCAAGTACGTTCAGAGTGATGTTCAAAGAACCTGTGGAAATCCTACCCAGTGTCAGCTACACTGCATGTGCCACCTTAAAG GGCTCAGACTCACATTATGGCACAAAAGGGTTGAAGAAGGTGACCCAGGAATCAGCAACAGGGACCAAGACgacatttctcttttttagcTCGCCTGGAAATAACAATGGTACATCAGTGGAGGACGGGCAGATACCAGAGATCATCTACTACACTTAG
- the LOC108887936 gene encoding transmembrane 6 superfamily member 1 isoform X4 has product MISYWDGCVHYLMYLLMIAAITWGDSYRAIGLYWVGSFLMRAIVYILGNAVGKYGTQVGPLFFLHMLYISVSVCACFHIFSQPSTQDVQLTSVQETKRKSLLHRPLDLLFIIYLIPALAFCVFRGLVALDCSSKFCQDYTQQYEPYLKDPSAYPKVQMLVSMLYSVPYYIITLYGLLVPGCEWMPDLTLVHSGALAQAQFSHIGASLHTRTPFSYRVPADSQPVFLLINVLYALVPQALCYRCCTRPAFFLRPAPEKKNE; this is encoded by the exons ATGATCTCCTATTGGGATGGCTGTGTGCACTATCTCATGTATCTGCTCATGATTGCTGCTATTACATGGGG GGACAGTTACCGAGCCATTGGACTCTACTGGGTGGGATCTTTTCTTATGCGTGCCATAGTCTACATTCTTGGGAATGCTGTGG GGAAATATGGGACCCAGGTTGGTCCTCTGTTCTTCCTCCACATGCTGTATATCTCAGTATCTGTCTGTGCCTGTTTCCATATCTTCAGCCAGCCATCTACACAGGACGTTCAGCTGACA aGTGTCCAGGAGaccaaaagaaaaagtttaCTTCACAGACCTCTGGACTTACTGTTCATTATCTACCTCATCCCCGCTTTGGCTTTCTGTGTCTTCAGAGGCCTG gtTGCTCTGGACTGTTCCAGCAAATTTTGTCAAGACTACACACAACAGTATGAGCCTTACCTGAAAGACCCCTCAGCCTATCCTAAAGTTCAG ATGCTGGTGAGCATGCTGTACTCTGTCCCATACTACATCATTACTCTCTATGGACTGTTGGTCCCAGGATGTGAGTGGATGCCAGACCTGACTCTTGTACACTCAGGAGCCCTGGCACAG GCTCAGTTCTCTCATATCGGTGCATCTCTTCACACACGGACACCATTCTCCTACAGAGTGCCTGCTGACAGCCAGCCAGTCTTCTTGCTGATCAATGTCCTGTACGCTCTGGTGCCTCAGGCTCTGTGCTACCGCTGTTGCACCAGGCCAGCCTTCTTTCTCAGGCCAGCgccagagaagaaaaatgaatga
- the LOC108887935 gene encoding BTB/POZ domain-containing protein 1 isoform X1 — MATGNGGSVGVGGLASNHDGQEAASNSAQSGAAAAAAAAAAAISNVPASGSAPPASPPVLGLHREPMYNWQATKSSLKERFAFLFNNELLSDVRFIVGKGRQAQRIPAHKFVLAAGSAVFDAMFNGGMATTSAEIELPDVEPAAFLALLRFLYSDEVHIGPETVMTTLYTAKKYAVPALEGHCVEFLTKHLRADNAFMLLTQARLFDEPQLASLCLDTIDKSTADAINAEGFTDIDLDTLCAVLERDTLSIRENRLFGAVVRWAEAECYRQQLPPTSENKQKVLGKALPLIRFPLMTVEEFAAGPAQSGILFDREVVNLFLHFTVNPKPRVDYIDRPRCCLRGEECSINRFQQVESRWGYSGTSDRIRFNVNRRISIVGFGLYGSIHGPTDYQVNIKIIESDKRITLGQNDTGFSCDGTASTFRVMFKEPVEILPSVSYTACATLKGSDSHYGTKGLKKVTQESATGTKTTFLFFSSPGNNNGTSVEDGQIPEIIYYT; from the exons ATGGCGACCGGGAACGGCGGCAGCGTCGGTGTCGGCGGCTTGGCGTCAAACCATGACGGTCAGGAGGCAGCATCTAACTCGGCTCAGTCTGGAGCCGCCGccgccgcagcagcagcagcagcagcaatctCCAACGTGCCAGCCTCCGGTTCTGCACCGCCCGCCTCCCCGCCTGTCCTCGGCCTTCACCGGGAGCCCATGTACAACTGGCAGGCGACGAAGAGCTCCCTGAAGGAGCGCTTCGCCTTCCTCTTCAACAACGAGCTGCTCAGCGACGTCAGGTTCATAGTGGGGAAGGGTAGACAGGCCCAGAGGATACCGGCCCATAAATTCGTCCTGGCCGCTGGCAGTGCTGTTTTCGATGCCATGTTCAACGGAGGCATGGCCACCACCTCGGCTGAAATAGAGCTGCCCGATGTGGAGCCGGCAGCCTTTCTCGCCCTGCTCAG GTTCCTTTATTCTGATGAGGTCCACATCGGTCCAGAGACGGTGATGACGACTCTGTATACAGCCAAGAAGTATGCAGTCCCTGCTTTGGAGGGTCACTGCGTGGAGTTCCTCACCAAGCACCTCAGAGCCGATAATGCATTTATGCTCCTCACTCAG GCAAGGTTATTTGATGAGCCTCAGCTTGCCAGTCTCTGCTTAGACACCATAGACAAAAGCACTGCAGATGCAATAAACGCAGAGGGCTTTACAGATATTGACCTTG ACACGTTATGTGCAGTGCTGGAGAGAGACACACTCAGCATCAGGGAGAACCGTCTGTTCGGGGCGGTGGTACGCTGGGCAGAGGCCGAGTGTTATAGACAACAGCTTCCCCCCACTTCGGAGAACAAACAGAAGGTACTGGGGAAAGCCCTGCCGCTTATCCGCTTTCCGCTCATGACTGTTGAGGAGTTTGCTGCAG GGCCTGCCCAGTCTGGAATATTGTTCGATCGGGAGGTggtaaatctgtttttacactttacaGTAAACCCCAAACCACGGGTCGACTACATCGACAGGCCCCGCTGCTGCCTCAGGGGGGAGGAGTGCAGCATTAATAGATTCCAGCAGGTTGAGAGTCGATGGGGGTACAGTGGTACCAGCGACAGAATCAG ATTCAATGTTAACAGAAGGATATCCATAGTGGGTTTTGGCTTGTATGGTTCAATACATGGACCCACGGACTATCAGGTCAACATAAAG ATCATAGAGAGCGACAAACGCATCACACTTGGCCAGAATGATACAGGTTTCAGCTGTGATGGCACAGCAAGTACGTTCAGAGTGATGTTCAAAGAACCTGTGGAAATCCTACCCAGTGTCAGCTACACTGCATGTGCCACCTTAAAG GGCTCAGACTCACATTATGGCACAAAAGGGTTGAAGAAGGTGACCCAGGAATCAGCAACAGGGACCAAGACgacatttctcttttttagcTCGCCTGGAAATAACAATGGTACATCAGTGGAGGACGGGCAGATACCAGAGATCATCTACTACACTTAG
- the LOC108887936 gene encoding transmembrane 6 superfamily member 1 isoform X2 translates to MSASAGTGVFVLSLMSIPICYLFNSFIYSHSTDAFFFAGCTTVLILAISTRFMIKKKAPVDPLFYDPHINTAHGHMISYWDGCVHYLMYLLMIAAITWGDSYRAIGLYWVGSFLMRAIVYILGNAVGKYGTQVGPLFFLHMLYISVSVCACFHIFSQPSTQDVQLTSVQETKRKSLLHRPLDLLFIIYLIPALAFCVFRGLVALDCSSKFCQDYTQQYEPYLKDPSAYPKVQMLVSMLYSVPYYIITLYGLLVPGCEWMPDLTLVHSGALAQAQFSHIGASLHTRTPFSYRVPADSQPVFLLINVLYALVPQALCYRCCTRPAFFLRPAPEKKNE, encoded by the exons ATGAGCGCGTCTGCAGGGACGGGGGTGTTCGTGCTCTCCTTGATGTCCATCCCCATCTGCTACTTGTTCAACTCCTTCATTTACAGTCACAG TACTGATGCTTTCTTCTTCGCTGGATGTACAACAGTCCTCATCTTGGCCATTTCAACCAGATTTATGATCAAGAAGAAGGCACCTGTAGATCCTCTCTTCTATG ATCCACATATTAATACAGCACATGGGCACATGATCTCCTATTGGGATGGCTGTGTGCACTATCTCATGTATCTGCTCATGATTGCTGCTATTACATGGGG GGACAGTTACCGAGCCATTGGACTCTACTGGGTGGGATCTTTTCTTATGCGTGCCATAGTCTACATTCTTGGGAATGCTGTGG GGAAATATGGGACCCAGGTTGGTCCTCTGTTCTTCCTCCACATGCTGTATATCTCAGTATCTGTCTGTGCCTGTTTCCATATCTTCAGCCAGCCATCTACACAGGACGTTCAGCTGACA aGTGTCCAGGAGaccaaaagaaaaagtttaCTTCACAGACCTCTGGACTTACTGTTCATTATCTACCTCATCCCCGCTTTGGCTTTCTGTGTCTTCAGAGGCCTG gtTGCTCTGGACTGTTCCAGCAAATTTTGTCAAGACTACACACAACAGTATGAGCCTTACCTGAAAGACCCCTCAGCCTATCCTAAAGTTCAG ATGCTGGTGAGCATGCTGTACTCTGTCCCATACTACATCATTACTCTCTATGGACTGTTGGTCCCAGGATGTGAGTGGATGCCAGACCTGACTCTTGTACACTCAGGAGCCCTGGCACAG GCTCAGTTCTCTCATATCGGTGCATCTCTTCACACACGGACACCATTCTCCTACAGAGTGCCTGCTGACAGCCAGCCAGTCTTCTTGCTGATCAATGTCCTGTACGCTCTGGTGCCTCAGGCTCTGTGCTACCGCTGTTGCACCAGGCCAGCCTTCTTTCTCAGGCCAGCgccagagaagaaaaatgaatga
- the LOC108887936 gene encoding transmembrane 6 superfamily member 1 isoform X1, with the protein MSASAGTGVFVLSLMSIPICYLFNSFIYSHSTDAFFFAGCTTVLILAISTRFMIKKKAPVDPLFYVFAVYTFLSVVNLIIGLEQDNIIDGFVTFYLKEANPHINTAHGHMISYWDGCVHYLMYLLMIAAITWGDSYRAIGLYWVGSFLMRAIVYILGNAVGKYGTQVGPLFFLHMLYISVSVCACFHIFSQPSTQDVQLTSVQETKRKSLLHRPLDLLFIIYLIPALAFCVFRGLVALDCSSKFCQDYTQQYEPYLKDPSAYPKVQMLVSMLYSVPYYIITLYGLLVPGCEWMPDLTLVHSGALAQAQFSHIGASLHTRTPFSYRVPADSQPVFLLINVLYALVPQALCYRCCTRPAFFLRPAPEKKNE; encoded by the exons ATGAGCGCGTCTGCAGGGACGGGGGTGTTCGTGCTCTCCTTGATGTCCATCCCCATCTGCTACTTGTTCAACTCCTTCATTTACAGTCACAG TACTGATGCTTTCTTCTTCGCTGGATGTACAACAGTCCTCATCTTGGCCATTTCAACCAGATTTATGATCAAGAAGAAGGCACCTGTAGATCCTCTCTTCTATG tgtttgcagtgtatacATTCCTCAGTGTGGTGAATCTGATCATTGGGCTGGAGCAGGACAACATCATTGATGGATTTGTGACATTTTACCTCAAAGAGGCAA ATCCACATATTAATACAGCACATGGGCACATGATCTCCTATTGGGATGGCTGTGTGCACTATCTCATGTATCTGCTCATGATTGCTGCTATTACATGGGG GGACAGTTACCGAGCCATTGGACTCTACTGGGTGGGATCTTTTCTTATGCGTGCCATAGTCTACATTCTTGGGAATGCTGTGG GGAAATATGGGACCCAGGTTGGTCCTCTGTTCTTCCTCCACATGCTGTATATCTCAGTATCTGTCTGTGCCTGTTTCCATATCTTCAGCCAGCCATCTACACAGGACGTTCAGCTGACA aGTGTCCAGGAGaccaaaagaaaaagtttaCTTCACAGACCTCTGGACTTACTGTTCATTATCTACCTCATCCCCGCTTTGGCTTTCTGTGTCTTCAGAGGCCTG gtTGCTCTGGACTGTTCCAGCAAATTTTGTCAAGACTACACACAACAGTATGAGCCTTACCTGAAAGACCCCTCAGCCTATCCTAAAGTTCAG ATGCTGGTGAGCATGCTGTACTCTGTCCCATACTACATCATTACTCTCTATGGACTGTTGGTCCCAGGATGTGAGTGGATGCCAGACCTGACTCTTGTACACTCAGGAGCCCTGGCACAG GCTCAGTTCTCTCATATCGGTGCATCTCTTCACACACGGACACCATTCTCCTACAGAGTGCCTGCTGACAGCCAGCCAGTCTTCTTGCTGATCAATGTCCTGTACGCTCTGGTGCCTCAGGCTCTGTGCTACCGCTGTTGCACCAGGCCAGCCTTCTTTCTCAGGCCAGCgccagagaagaaaaatgaatga
- the LOC108887936 gene encoding transmembrane 6 superfamily member 1 isoform X3: MADPHINTAHGHMISYWDGCVHYLMYLLMIAAITWGDSYRAIGLYWVGSFLMRAIVYILGNAVGKYGTQVGPLFFLHMLYISVSVCACFHIFSQPSTQDVQLTSVQETKRKSLLHRPLDLLFIIYLIPALAFCVFRGLVALDCSSKFCQDYTQQYEPYLKDPSAYPKVQMLVSMLYSVPYYIITLYGLLVPGCEWMPDLTLVHSGALAQAQFSHIGASLHTRTPFSYRVPADSQPVFLLINVLYALVPQALCYRCCTRPAFFLRPAPEKKNE; this comes from the exons ATG GCAGATCCACATATTAATACAGCACATGGGCACATGATCTCCTATTGGGATGGCTGTGTGCACTATCTCATGTATCTGCTCATGATTGCTGCTATTACATGGGG GGACAGTTACCGAGCCATTGGACTCTACTGGGTGGGATCTTTTCTTATGCGTGCCATAGTCTACATTCTTGGGAATGCTGTGG GGAAATATGGGACCCAGGTTGGTCCTCTGTTCTTCCTCCACATGCTGTATATCTCAGTATCTGTCTGTGCCTGTTTCCATATCTTCAGCCAGCCATCTACACAGGACGTTCAGCTGACA aGTGTCCAGGAGaccaaaagaaaaagtttaCTTCACAGACCTCTGGACTTACTGTTCATTATCTACCTCATCCCCGCTTTGGCTTTCTGTGTCTTCAGAGGCCTG gtTGCTCTGGACTGTTCCAGCAAATTTTGTCAAGACTACACACAACAGTATGAGCCTTACCTGAAAGACCCCTCAGCCTATCCTAAAGTTCAG ATGCTGGTGAGCATGCTGTACTCTGTCCCATACTACATCATTACTCTCTATGGACTGTTGGTCCCAGGATGTGAGTGGATGCCAGACCTGACTCTTGTACACTCAGGAGCCCTGGCACAG GCTCAGTTCTCTCATATCGGTGCATCTCTTCACACACGGACACCATTCTCCTACAGAGTGCCTGCTGACAGCCAGCCAGTCTTCTTGCTGATCAATGTCCTGTACGCTCTGGTGCCTCAGGCTCTGTGCTACCGCTGTTGCACCAGGCCAGCCTTCTTTCTCAGGCCAGCgccagagaagaaaaatgaatga
- the zrsr2 gene encoding U2 small nuclear ribonucleoprotein auxiliary factor 35 kDa subunit-related protein 2 codes for MAASIPPPISAPVLSQKQRRAAQRKDRRKRKRQALAQARECELKNGAVCAPEDEEEVNDEDDEGNDVAEAERLRLHEEWLERERLAQDEFRLRSEREEAARKRKEEEERMIKEEWEAQQRKEREEKEQKQQEKRDREEAVQKMLDEAENQLDNRGPWMNPEAPVTENSENFGTERDVANCPFFLKTGACRFGDRCSRKHVYPTASPTLMIRGMFRTFGMEESRRDDYDIDACLEHSEEELQESFLEFYHDVLPEFKSVGKVLQFKVSCNYETHLRGNVYIQFDTEEQCKEAFIKFNGRWYAGRQLHCEICPVTRWKNAICGLFDRQKCPKGKHCNFLHVFRNPGNEFWEADRDLHMSPDRSVRGSRRDSWHSERYGDRSWRQRHCSRSPPRSERSHSRREDSRRRSRSRERRSSHQDREDKWSSRSRHRDRSKDRYRSRSRDRSRSRSRDREQDRLRNRNRDKGREHKYRNRSEERDSRDKDEDTHRGVRERSRSTSRERKRNKEGRDRSPKNKSLKTDDDDDMNTHRRHKHSKKSKKKSKKKHKKKSHLPEGKTSSGESEREKESEEEVENNSAVSPSGEMNETELILKNSNGEESVDTEKKLSSEVKSEQSNTEIPMSVETVNSVNV; via the exons ATGGCAGCGTCCATCCCTCCACCGATCTCTGCTCCCGTGTTaag TCAAAAGCAACGCAGAGCTGCtcagaggaaagacagaagaaaacgGAAACGCCAAGCTCTCGCCCAAGCCAGGGAATGTG AGCTAAAAAATGGAGCAGTCTGTGCAcctgaagatgaagaagaagtgaatgatgaagatgatgagggCAACGATGTTGCTGAAGCAGAAAG aCTGCGGTTACATGAAGAGTGGTTGGAAAGAGAGAGGCTCGCTCAGGATGAATTCAGGCTGAGGTCTGAGAGGGAGGAAGCtgcaaggaaaagaaaagaggaggaggag CGGATGATAAAGGAGGAATGGGAggcacagcagaggaaagaacgagaagaaaaagagcagaagcagcaggagaaacGAGACAGAGAG GAGGCTGTTCAGAAAATGTTGGATGAAGCTGAAAATCAG CTAGATAATAGAGGACCGTGGATGAACCCTGAAGCTCCTGTGACAGAAAACTCTGAGAACTTTGGGACAGAGCGCGACGTAGCCAACTGTCCTTTCTTCCTAAAGACTGGAGCATGTCGATTTGGAGACAG ATGTTCTCGGAAGCACGTTTATCCCACAGCCAGTCCGACTCTGATGATCCGCGGTATGTTTAGAACATTTGGCATGGAGGAGTCACGCCGCGATGATTACGACATAGATGCCTGTTTGGAGCACAGCGAGGAGGAGCTACAGGAGTCTTTCCTGGAGTTCTACCATGATGTACTGCCAGAGTTCAAGAGTGTCGGCAAGGTGCTTCAATTCAAG gtCAGCTGCAATTACGAAACACACCTGAGGGgaaatgtttatattcagtttGACAC AGAGGAGCAGTGTAAAGAAGCCTTCATCAAGTTCAATGGGAGGTGGTATGCAGGCCGGCAGCTTCATTGTGAGATATGTCCTGTGACACGATGGAAGAATGCTATATGTG gaTTGTTTGACAGGCAGAAGTGCCCCAAAGGGAAGCACTGCAACTTCCTGCATGTATTTCGAAACCCAGGCAATGAATTCTGGGAGGCCGACAGGGACCTGCACATGTCACCAGACCGCAGCGTCAGGGGGAGTCGCAGAGACAGTTGGCATTCAGAGCGATATGGAGACCGTTCGTGGAGGCAGCGTCACTGCAGCAGAAGCCCACCGAGATCGGAGAGATCCCACAGCAGACGGGAGGACAGCAGGCGGAGGAGCAGGAGTCGGGAGAGGAGGTCCTCCCACCAGGATAGAGAGGACAAGTGGTCATCCAGATCCAGACACAGGGATAGGAGTAAAGATAGGTATCGGAGCAGAAGTAGAGACAGATCGAGGAGTAGaagtagagacagagagcaagacaGGCTGAGAAACAGGAACAGAGATAAAGGCAGGGAGCACAAGTATAGGAATAgaagtgaagagagagacagcagagacaaagatgAAGACACCCacagaggagtgagagagaggtcGAGAAGcacaagcagagagaggaaaagaaacaaggaaGGTAGAGACAGGAGCCCCAAGAACAAAAGTCTGAAAACTGACGATGACGATGATATGAACACACACCGCCGCCACAAACACTCtaaaaagagcaagaaaaaaagcaagaagAAGCATAAGAAGAAAAGCCATTTGCCTGAAGGGAAAACTTCATCAGGAGAGtcagaaagggagaaagagtcagaggaagaggtggagaaCAATTCTGCAGTGAGTCCCAGTGGAGAGATGAATGAAACAGAGCTAATTCTGAAAAACAGCAATGGAGAAGAGAGTGTTGACACTGAGAAGAAATTAAGTTCTGAGGTGAAAAGTGAGCAGTCCAACACAGAAATACCAATGAGCGTGGAAACAGTGAACTCTGTGAATGTGTAA